ctgggttcacgccattctcctgcctcagcctcccgattagctggaactacaggcgcccgccactgcgcccggctcattttttgtgtttttagtagagacggggtttcaccatggtctcgatctcctgaccttgtgatccgcccacctcggcctcccaaagtgctgggattacaggcgtgagccaccgcgcccggccgagaactACTTTCATCAAGTTAACAATCTTAATCACCCTTTGTGCAAAGCACCAGCTTATGAGAGTTTTAAAAGTTACAAGGGTGAATACAAGATTCTCCTCCCGGCATAAATTGCCTCAAAGAAAGTGACTAGAGGACAGTTGGATGCCATACAGTAATTAGAGAGTAGTATGTTAAAGCTAGGTACAGGTGTGAAGTCCGGGATCTTAAGGATATGTGTCTTAGCGGAGCCTTAGCCTAGAACTTAACAGCtgtcatataattttaattttgccaatAGGAAATTGGGGAGAATGTGCACATTTACCTGATTGGGAAAGAGTCATCTCGTACCCACTCGTTGGCTGTGTCCTTGCACTGTGCAGAAGATGACTCCATCAGTGTAAGTGGCCAAAACAGCTTGTGCCACCAGATCACTGCGGCCTGCAAGCATGGTGGAGACTTGTATGTGGTGGGAGGGTCCATCCCACGGCGCATGTGGAAGTGCAACAATGCCACCGTTGACTGGGAGTGGTGTGCTCCTTTGCCTCGAGACCGGCTGCAGCACACCCTGGTGTCTGTGCCCGGGAAAGATGCCATATATTCACTGGGTGGCAAGACACTGCAAGATACCCTCTCCAATGCAGTCATTTATTATCGCGTAGGTGATAATGTGTGGACAGAGACAACCCAGCTAGAGGTGGCTGTGTCAGGGGCTGCTGGTGCCAACCTCAACGGGATCATCTACTTACTGGGGGGGGAGGAGAATGATCTGGACTTCTTTACCAAACCTTCCCGACTCATCCAGTGCtttgacacagagacagacaaatGCCATGTGAAGCCCTATGTGCTGCCCTTTGCAGGCCACATGCATGCAGCTGTGCATAAAGATCTGGTGTTCATCGTGGCTGAAGGGGACTCCCTGGTATGTTACAATCCCTTGCTAGACAGCTTCACCCGGCTTTGCCTTCCTGAGGCCTGGAGCTCTGCCCCATCCCTCTGGAAGATTGCCAGCTGTAACGGGAGCATCTATGTCTTCCGGGACCGATATAAAAAGGGGGATGCCAACACCTACAAGCTTGACCCTGCCACTTCAGCCGTAACTGTCACAAGAGGTATTAAGGTGCTGCTTACCAATTTGCAGTTTGTGTTGGCCTaaggctgtggggaggggaggagagctgCTCACTCCTTTTCCCTCCCCATCCAAACTCAAAGTCCCCCGGGCCCCAATTCAGAGTAATGTATTTTTTGGCACATACTAGAAAGGCAGTGCCTCAGCCCTTCCCTGAACCCATGGAGGTGTTCTGTTTGGGGCTTTTTAGACTGCTGCTGCTCAGCTGGTTGCTTGAACTGACAGTAGGCCAGCCTGTTCTCTGCCATCCCCTAGTCATTGTGTGCCTCACCACAGCTTGCTTAGAGCAAGCTGTTTCTCAGACCTTAGGCACAGCCTCTCCTCTTTACCTGATCAATGTTAAATATAAGCACCCCTGATCCCAGGACATAAGGAAAGATGCCCAATTGTACTTTTGTTCTATAACCTATGAAATGGCTAGTTGATTTTTCCACAAAGAATTAGGTGTTAAGAGTTTTCCTTCAGGCTTTACTTAGGAGAATGGACTAAGCTGAAGGTGTACTTCACCAGCAAGAGTCAACTCTAGAATTCAGGACGTTCCTTCTATTGTTTTCTCATCCATCTGTCAGGAAATGtaactttggttttatttttggtttattccAAGGGGTAAGccagaaaatagaaatgattatTTCTGATTAATAGCAGAAACTTTTTCAAGCTCAAATATGTAAGGTGTCTGCTCTTTTAAAAGCTCTAAGCTAAGTCAAGAGCTAGGAAGTGTTGatacaaataaaagtttttgaagggatatgtgtgtctgtgttgaaTTCCGAAGGGGTGACTTTGAAGGGGCGAGAGTGTTTCATTCCCTCAGGGGGACTCCTTACGTACCATCACATGGCTCAGTCTGCAGCAGTCCTGACTGCGCCCATGCTCCCACTTCTCCAGACAGGATCCCTACTCCACAGGGCCAGTGAGACTCAGATTCTGACAGTGGCAAAGACCCAGAGCTGAGTTTCCTTTTTTCTAGCGCTAAGTCTTTTGAGTTGTGGTGCTAAATATTATTAGGCACAATATTAGGTACATAATAGATTTTTGTTAAAATACTTCTTTAGCTCTATTCAAGAAAAGAAGATGGCCCCATCTCTGTCCCGTATCCCATGAATACAAGCCACACTAAATCTTTTCCTTTCTAGCCACACAACAGTGTTATTTCAAGAAAACgaaacaagacagagaaagcaaAATTACCTATTACCTATTGGCACATTTTAGTTATGTCAAGTCTGGGCTTAAGCCCTGTGGGTCCTGTTAAGCTTTTTTTTATTCTGTATCAAGCAGGAGTGTCTTGAGTTCTTTCTAATCCACATACATCATGTCTTTGAAGTGTCAAAAGTCCCATCCTTTGCTGCCCCTGCAGTAACCTGCTTGTGGAACTCTTTAAGAACATCCAGCTGGCCAGGCCTGATGTGGATGTAAGACCGGATCTTGGCAATGGCTCTTACAGCCTCCTCTGGACTCCATCTGTGCACCTGAAGTACAGGGTTGAGAAAtcagcagagaaagaaagaagcaggtgtcaggccgggcgcggtggctcaagcctgtaatcccagcacttgggaggccgagacgggcggatcacgaggtcaggagatcgagaccatcctggctaatacggtgaaaccccatctctactaaaaaatacaaaaactagccgggcgtggtagtgggcgcctgtagtcccagctactcgggaggctgaggcaggagaatggcgtagacctgggaggcggagcttgcagtgagctgagatccggccactgcactccagcctgggtgacagagcgagactccgtctcaaaaaaaaaaaagaagcaggtgtCAACGTGCCCTTGACACATGAGCAGGTGCTAAAGGACTTTGAGAGTTTCATTTCTTTGGAAACTCCATTTTGGAGGCATTAAAAATCATGCTCCTTGTATTATAAATGGGAGAGTACTGTAACCACTGCAGTCAGCCAGTCTCACAATACTATGCAACAGGCCAGGTGGAAAGTCAGTCTTTCTACCCAATTCTTGCTCTGCCAAATCCTAGAAAAAGAAAGTTGCACATGAGAAGCTGAGGTCCTAAGTTCAAGACTGCCTCAGCCTACTCCACATTCTCTCCGAGCTGGGCTTTTGGTTAAAAGAACTTCTAGGAACAAGTATGCAAtagatgttttgtttgtttgttttttattgagacagtgcgtcgctgtgtcacccaggctggagtgcagtggcgatcccagctcactgcaagctccgcctcccgggttcacgccattctcctacctcagcctcccgagtagctgggactacaggtgcccgccaccacgcccagctaatttttagtatttttagtagagacgaggtttcaccgtgttagccaggctcaatctcctgacctcgtgatccgcccgcctctgcctcccaaagtgctaggattacaggcgtgagccaccgcgcccggcctgcagtaGATGTTTTTATGCAACTTGTCACCATGGCTAGAAAAACAAGTACTCATAATTTAAATAGGAGGGTTTAACATGTCCTAAGGATACTCATTGGTTTAGAACTGAACAGAACcaagaaaatacagatttctagCTTGCTAATTCAATTCTCACTGGGTGCAAAATACCCTCCTGAGACCCTGAGTCCAGCAGAGTCCTTATGACCGAAATTTTAGTATTGTTCaactacatacatacacaccagtCCACAGTAACACAAGGCCAAACTTAGCTATTCACATGACTTAGAAAACGCTCTGTGGGAGCCATTTTGTAACTCAGGTTACAAAATGATGATGGACTACAGGGTATTTGTTtctcctaaatatttttaaagcatcccACCTGCCAATCATGACAAATTAACAGGCAGAATCTAGTTTGGAGCCTGTTTCCagaaactaatatccagaacttgaCTCTGGAATACTTGAAGAAACTTGAGTACTATAAAGCTGAAAATGATCATCACTATTATCTACAGTATTGTTCCCTGACATGGTATTAGAACAAGTGTCTAGCCTTTTGCTGGGGTTGAATATCTTTTGCAACTCCATTTTTAGAGTGCCCGCTGTAGCCAGCACTTGatgtaatttcttatttaaacTTCATAATACATTTAGTTTGAGAAAACAGCATTAGGTATCAGTCACTTTTGCTGATCCTCACTGGCAGGCGGCAGAGCCCCAGGTTAGCCTGTCACAAGGCTCAGGTGCTTTCCATCATACCACACCACCTCCCAACAGCCTGAAATCAAGCACACAGCTCCTTCCAACAAGGCCCACCAGTAGACCATGCTATTGAAGTCCTGGAAATCTGCTATAAATGGGaccagaaagatttttttttttttttttgagagagggtttcactgtgtcggccatgctgcagtgcagtggcacaaatcatggctcactgcagcctctacctaccgggctcaggtgatccttccatctcagcctcccaagtagctgggactacaggtgcacaccaccaaactGAGctaaccttttgtattttttgtagagacggctttgccatgttgcccagtctggtctcaaactcctgggctcaagccatcctcccacttcaagcctcccaaaatgctaggattgtAAGCATGTACCACGATGCCCAGCCCAGAAAGAACTTTTGTACCTGAATCAGGTATGCTGCCACCATAGTGGCACTCCTGGAGCGCCCAGCCTTACAATGCACGTAGACACACTGGCCCAGCGACTGGTACTTGAGAGCAAATTGGACTCCCTTCTGGAGGTTGTCCAAGGTAGGGATCCCAGTCATGTCTACTGTGCTGAGCCGCAGCTGCTCGACTCCTAGTCTCTTCCACTCCTGGAACCAGGTCCACCagtatgaaaaagaatgaaaaaaacctGATGTGGGTGGGATGATAAGGGGCTCCTAAGAGGCAGCAAAGCAACAGGGAAGTTTCAGGGTTTACTACAATGGGAATACACTGTTTCctgttttctaaaatagaaactccttacagaaatgcttttttttcccattccgGGTGAGGAcagaaatgtctttaaaatggCTGGCCTACATAGTTGGTTTTTCATCAAACAGCAGCTATGCTGCTGAGTTAGAATTATGTCCAAGATTTaaagtgttccttttcttttattacgacagagtctcgctctgttgcccaggctggagtgcagtggtgtgatctcagctcactgcaacctccacctcccaggttcaagcgattctcctgcctcagcctcctgagtagctgggcccacaggcacgtgccaccaagcctggctaattgtatttttagtagagacgggatttcatcatgttggccaggatagtctcgaactcctaacctcaggtcatctgcccgcctcagcctcccaaagtgctgggattacaggtgtgagccaccacaccagcagGTAAAGTGTTCTTAAACTACCCTTTGTGTACTTGAATATTTAGCTGCAAAATATTAGCTATATATATTTTAGCTGCAAAAAATTCAGCTGCAAacatcttaacattttatttcggccgggcatggtggctcacgcttgtaatcccaacgatttgtaaggctgaggtgggcagatcacctaaggtcaggagttcgagaccagcctggctaacatggtgaaaccctgtctctaataaaaatacaaaaattagccaggcctggtggcggacgcctgtaatcccacctactagggatgctgaggcaggagaattgtttaacccaggagagagaggttgcagtgagcagagatcacaccattatattccagcctgggtgacaagagaaaaacaacatctcaaaaaatatacatattttattttagagacacgATCTTGCTATGTCGCTCAGGTCAGAGAGCAGTGGtgtgcaatcatggctccctgcagcttcaaactcctaagctcaagcagtcctcccacctctgcctcctgagaagctgtgaCTACAGCTGCACGCCACTGTGCCtcgctaattttgttatttttgtgtgtggagatgggggtctcgctatgttgcccaggctggtctcaatctcctatcctcaagccatcctcctgtctcagcctcccaaagtgttgggattacaggcatgagccaccaggcccagccagtgtaacttttttttgtataattttggcACCTGTGTAGTGATTCAGCTGCAGATTTGGGGTACAATATTTTGCCAGGGCTTTCTATTTCTCTGTCCATAAGTCTCCTCTttttttaccacttttttttgAGGAAGCACATGGTAGAAAATAgggttatcattttaaaattaaaagaatgggccaggcgcaagactccgtctggaaaacaaaaaaaacaaaaaaaaaattaaattaaaacaatgcaCTGACCTTCATTAGTGCAATGTCATCACTTACAAAGAAGAAAtaggtggccaggtgcggtggctcacgcctgtaatcccagattttgagaggccaaggtgggtgaattgcctgaggtcaggagttcgagatgactctggccaacatggcaaaaccctatctccacaaaaaatacaaaaattagccaggcatggtggcggacacctgtaattccagctacttgggaggctgaggcaggagaatcacttgaaccgggaggcagacgttgcagtgagccgagattgcaccattgcactccagcctggacaatggtgTGAGatgtaagactctgtctcaaaaaaaaaaaaaaaagaagaaataggagaAATAAGGTCTCTGGCAACTGGGCAAACTTTATGCTTTAAGACTTCAGATATCCTCCAGCTACTCTTATTATTAACCTCTTAATAATGAGTATCGGAGACTGTATGGTTCTGAATGAaggtcagcttttttttttttttgagatggagtctcgctctgtcgcccaggctggagtgcagtagccggatctcagctcactgcaagctccgcctcccgggttcacgccattctcctgcctcagcctcccgagtagctgggactacaaacgcccgccacctcgcccggctagtgttttgtattttttagtagagacggggtttcaccattttggccagactgatctcaaactcctgacctcacacgatccacccacctcagcctcccaaagtgctgggattacaggcgtcagagCTACCACGCCTAGCCAAGTCACAAATATTTCCAGCCaagtcacaaatatttttaaggtttcaaAAAATCCTCAGGTTGAAATAATAGTATCTTCATCATGCTATATCAgtaaaacaaatgagaaagatAATTGTTTAGTGCTATTAGATGCCAAACACTATAAAGATAGGGCAACATTTTTAATCACATTGTAGAtaacatcttcttttttttgggggggggggatggagtctcgctctgtcgcccaggctggagtgcagtagccggatctcggctcactgcaagttccgccacccgggtttacaccattctcctgcctcagcctcccgagtagctgggactacaaacgcccgccacctcgcccggctagtgttttgtatttttttagtagagacggggtttcaccgtgttagccaggatggtctcgatctcctgacctcgtgatccgcccgtctcaggttcccaaagtgctgggattacagtcttgagccatcgcgcccgacCAGATAACATCTTCTaataa
The sequence above is a segment of the Theropithecus gelada isolate Dixy chromosome 14, Tgel_1.0, whole genome shotgun sequence genome. Coding sequences within it:
- the KBTBD4 gene encoding kelch repeat and BTB domain-containing protein 4 isoform X3; the protein is MKGGNAGEKARQADSWQREKLASMESPEEPGASMDENYFVNYTFKDRSHSGRVAQGIMKLCLEEELFADVTISVEGREFQLHRLVLSAQSCFFRSMFTSNLKEAHNRVIVLQDVSESVFQLLVDYIYHGTVKLRAEELQEIYEVSDMYQLTSLFEECSRFLARTVQVGNCLQVMWLADRHSDPELYTAAKHCAKTHLAQLQNTEEFLHLPHHLLTDIISDGVPCSQNPTEAIEAWINFNKEEREAFAESLRTSLKEIGENVHIYLIGKESSRTHSLAVSLHCAEDDSISVSGQNSLCHQITAACKHGGDLYVVGGSIPRRMWKCNNATVDWEWCAPLPRDRLQHTLVSVPGKDAIYSLGGKTLQDTLSNAVIYYRVGDNVWTETTQLEVAVSGAAGANLNGIIYLLGGEENDLDFFTKPSRLIQCFDTETDKCHVKPYVLPFAGHMHAAVHKDLVFIVAEGDSLVCYNPLLDSFTRLCLPEAWSSAPSLWKIASCNGSIYVFRDRYKKGDANTYKLDPATSAVTVTRGIKVLLTNLQFVLA
- the KBTBD4 gene encoding kelch repeat and BTB domain-containing protein 4 isoform X2: MAVNSASYSRWCCFADSWQREKLASMESPEEPGASMDENYFVNYTFKDRSHSGRVAQGIMKLCLEEELFADVTISVEGREFQLHRLVLSAQSCFFRSMFTSNLKEAHNRVIVLQDVSESVFQLLVDYIYHGTVKLRAEELQEIYEVSDMYQLTSLFEECSRFLARTVQVGNCLQVMWLADRHSDPELYTAAKHCAKTHLAQLQNTEEFLHLPHHLLTDIISDGVPCSQNPTEAIEAWINFNKEEREAFAESLRTSLKEIGENVHIYLIGKESSRTHSLAVSLHCAEDDSISVSGQNSLCHQITAACKHGGDLYVVGGSIPRRMWKCNNATVDWEWCAPLPRDRLQHTLVSVPGKDAIYSLGGKTLQDTLSNAVIYYRVGDNVWTETTQLEVAVSGAAGANLNGIIYLLGGEENDLDFFTKPSRLIQCFDTETDKCHVKPYVLPFAGHMHAAVHKDLVFIVAEGDSLVCYNPLLDSFTRLCLPEAWSSAPSLWKIASCNGSIYVFRDRYKKGDANTYKLDPATSAVTVTRGIKVLLTNLQFVLA
- the KBTBD4 gene encoding kelch repeat and BTB domain-containing protein 4 isoform X1, translated to MKGGNAVGQLDSQIMAVNSASYSRWCCFADSWQREKLASMESPEEPGASMDENYFVNYTFKDRSHSGRVAQGIMKLCLEEELFADVTISVEGREFQLHRLVLSAQSCFFRSMFTSNLKEAHNRVIVLQDVSESVFQLLVDYIYHGTVKLRAEELQEIYEVSDMYQLTSLFEECSRFLARTVQVGNCLQVMWLADRHSDPELYTAAKHCAKTHLAQLQNTEEFLHLPHHLLTDIISDGVPCSQNPTEAIEAWINFNKEEREAFAESLRTSLKEIGENVHIYLIGKESSRTHSLAVSLHCAEDDSISVSGQNSLCHQITAACKHGGDLYVVGGSIPRRMWKCNNATVDWEWCAPLPRDRLQHTLVSVPGKDAIYSLGGKTLQDTLSNAVIYYRVGDNVWTETTQLEVAVSGAAGANLNGIIYLLGGEENDLDFFTKPSRLIQCFDTETDKCHVKPYVLPFAGHMHAAVHKDLVFIVAEGDSLVCYNPLLDSFTRLCLPEAWSSAPSLWKIASCNGSIYVFRDRYKKGDANTYKLDPATSAVTVTRGIKVLLTNLQFVLA
- the KBTBD4 gene encoding kelch repeat and BTB domain-containing protein 4 isoform X5 encodes the protein MESPEEPGASMDENYFVNYTFKDRSHSGRVAQGIMKLCLEEELFADVTISVEGREFQLHRLVLSAQSCFFRSMFTSNLKEAHNRVIVLQDVSESVFQLLVDYIYHGTVKLRAEELQEIYEVSDMYQLTSLFEECSRFLARTVQVGNCLQVMWLADRHSDPELYTAAKHCAKTHLAQLQNTEEFLHLPHHLLTDIISDGVPCSQNPTEAIEAWINFNKEEREAFAESLRTSLKEIGENVHIYLIGKESSRTHSLAVSLHCAEDDSISVSGQNSLCHQITAACKHGGDLYVVGGSIPRRMWKCNNATVDWEWCAPLPRDRLQHTLVSVPGKDAIYSLGGKTLQDTLSNAVIYYRVGDNVWTETTQLEVAVSGAAGANLNGIIYLLGGEENDLDFFTKPSRLIQCFDTETDKCHVKPYVLPFAGHMHAAVHKDLVFIVAEGDSLVCYNPLLDSFTRLCLPEAWSSAPSLWKIASCNGSIYVFRDRYKKGDANTYKLDPATSAVTVTRGIKVLLTNLQFVLA
- the PTPMT1 gene encoding phosphatidylglycerophosphatase and protein-tyrosine phosphatase 1 isoform X1 — translated: MAATALLEAGLARVLFYPTLLYTLFRGKVPGRAHRDWYHRIDPTVLLGALPLRSLTRQLVQDENVRGVITMNEEYETRFLCHSSQEWKRLGVEQLRLSTVDMTGIPTLDNLQKGVQFALKYQSLGQCVYVHCKAGRSRSATMVAAYLIQVHRWSPEEAVRAIAKIRSYIHIRPGQLDVLKEFHKQVTAGAAKDGTFDTSKT
- the KBTBD4 gene encoding kelch repeat and BTB domain-containing protein 4 isoform X4, producing MKGGNADSWQREKLASMESPEEPGASMDENYFVNYTFKDRSHSGRVAQGIMKLCLEEELFADVTISVEGREFQLHRLVLSAQSCFFRSMFTSNLKEAHNRVIVLQDVSESVFQLLVDYIYHGTVKLRAEELQEIYEVSDMYQLTSLFEECSRFLARTVQVGNCLQVMWLADRHSDPELYTAAKHCAKTHLAQLQNTEEFLHLPHHLLTDIISDGVPCSQNPTEAIEAWINFNKEEREAFAESLRTSLKEIGENVHIYLIGKESSRTHSLAVSLHCAEDDSISVSGQNSLCHQITAACKHGGDLYVVGGSIPRRMWKCNNATVDWEWCAPLPRDRLQHTLVSVPGKDAIYSLGGKTLQDTLSNAVIYYRVGDNVWTETTQLEVAVSGAAGANLNGIIYLLGGEENDLDFFTKPSRLIQCFDTETDKCHVKPYVLPFAGHMHAAVHKDLVFIVAEGDSLVCYNPLLDSFTRLCLPEAWSSAPSLWKIASCNGSIYVFRDRYKKGDANTYKLDPATSAVTVTRGIKVLLTNLQFVLA